One stretch of Streptomyces sp. MMBL 11-1 DNA includes these proteins:
- a CDS encoding amino acid ABC transporter ATP-binding protein, with protein MSGVSVTKDAEGAAPAANDLVVLSNVNKHFGALHVLQDIDLTIARGEVVVVIGPSGSGKSTLCRTINRLETVDSGAISIDGKPLPQEGKELARLRADVGMVFQSFNLFAHKTVLENVMLGQVKVRKADKKAAEEKARALLDRVGVGVQADKYPAQLSGGQQQRVAIARALAMDPKVMLFDEPTSALDPEMINEVLEVMQQLARDGMTMIVVTHEMGFARSAANRVVFMADGKIVEEATPDQFFSNPRSDRAKDFLSKILHH; from the coding sequence ATGAGCGGAGTTTCAGTGACCAAGGACGCCGAGGGTGCCGCGCCCGCGGCGAACGACCTGGTCGTACTGAGCAACGTCAACAAGCACTTCGGCGCGCTGCATGTGCTCCAGGACATCGACCTGACCATCGCCCGTGGCGAGGTCGTGGTCGTCATCGGGCCTTCCGGGTCCGGCAAGTCCACGCTGTGCCGCACGATCAACCGCTTGGAGACGGTCGATTCGGGAGCGATCTCGATCGACGGCAAGCCCCTGCCCCAGGAGGGCAAGGAGCTGGCCAGGCTGCGTGCCGACGTGGGCATGGTCTTCCAGTCGTTCAATCTCTTCGCACACAAGACGGTGCTGGAGAACGTCATGCTGGGCCAGGTCAAGGTCCGCAAGGCCGACAAGAAGGCCGCGGAGGAGAAGGCCCGGGCCCTGCTCGACCGGGTGGGCGTCGGCGTACAGGCCGACAAGTACCCGGCACAGCTCTCCGGTGGCCAGCAGCAACGCGTCGCGATCGCACGGGCGTTGGCGATGGACCCGAAGGTCATGCTCTTCGACGAGCCCACGTCGGCGCTCGACCCGGAGATGATCAACGAGGTCCTGGAGGTCATGCAGCAACTGGCCCGGGACGGGATGACGATGATCGTCGTCACCCACGAGATGGGCTTCGCCCGTTCCGCCGCCAACCGCGTCGTGTTCATGGCCGACGGGAAGATCGTCGAAGAGGCGACCCCCGACCAGTTCTTCAGCAACCCGCGCAGCGACCGGGCCAAGGACTTCCTGTCGAAGATCCTTCACCACTGA